In a single window of the Campylobacter hyointestinalis subsp. lawsonii genome:
- a CDS encoding bifunctional aconitate hydratase 2/2-methylisocitrate dehydratase — translation MGFFDDYNKAKEERLKLGIPPLPLTKEQTKEVCELLKSSASAELVDLLANRVNPGVDEAAKVKAEFLNEIINHGLNCSLISKVDAVKMLEPMLGGYSVIVLVATLRSSDESVAKAAADVLKNTIFVHDYFNDVAHLAKEGNKFAAEVIKSWANAEWFKSRDDIPEKIEAIVFKVPGETNTDDLSPASEAFSRSDIPLHANAMLMKRQPGSLEKIAELKKSGREVVYVGDVVGTGSSRKSGINSIQWHIGREIPGIPNKKTGGVILGSIIAPIFFNTAEDSGALPIIVNVDGLETGDEIEIYPYKGEIVKDGKVIKTFKLEPNTLKDEVKAGGRIPLIIARSLCAKARAELNLGSEDIFTKPAQPASDDSAGYTLAQKMVGRACGLDGVRPGMYVEPITLTVGSQDTTGPMTRDEIKELASLGFSADFVLQSFCHTAAYPKPTDALMHKTLPDFMISRGGVSLKPGDGVIHSWLNRMVLPDSVGTGGDSHTRFPIGISFPAGSGLVAFAAVLGSMPLNMPESVLVRFSGKMQPGITLRDLVNAIPYYAIKKGLLTVEKKGKVNVFAGKVLEIEGLPDLKVEQAFELSDASAERSAAACAIALNKEPVIEYLKSNITLIDAMIEAGYGSDKTLARRRDKMKKWLENPELLQADKNAKYHTIIEINMDEITEPILACPNDPDDVATLSEILADPKRPKNIDEVFVGSCMTNIGHYRALSEVLKGEGQVPTRLWVVPPTKMDEAQLRAEGRYSLFGAAGARTEVPGCSLCMGNQARVADNAIVFSTSTRNFDNRMGMGAKVYLGSAELAAVCAMLGRLPSVEEYMKIVPAKLAGKEAEIYKYLNFNLVPNFKLECF, via the coding sequence ATGGGCTTTTTTGATGATTATAATAAGGCTAAAGAAGAGCGTTTAAAACTTGGTATTCCACCACTTCCACTTACTAAAGAGCAGACAAAAGAGGTATGCGAATTACTTAAATCATCTGCTAGTGCTGAACTTGTTGATTTATTAGCAAATCGTGTTAATCCAGGCGTTGATGAGGCAGCAAAGGTTAAAGCTGAGTTTTTAAATGAGATTATAAATCACGGCTTAAATTGTAGTTTAATTAGCAAAGTTGATGCTGTAAAAATGCTTGAGCCAATGCTTGGCGGATATAGCGTTATAGTGCTTGTGGCTACTCTTAGAAGTAGTGATGAGAGCGTAGCAAAAGCTGCAGCTGATGTATTAAAAAATACAATTTTTGTTCATGATTACTTTAATGATGTAGCACACCTTGCTAAAGAGGGAAATAAATTTGCCGCTGAAGTTATCAAAAGTTGGGCAAATGCTGAGTGGTTTAAATCTAGAGATGATATCCCTGAAAAGATCGAGGCTATAGTATTTAAAGTCCCAGGCGAGACTAATACTGATGATCTAAGTCCAGCTAGTGAGGCATTTAGTCGCTCAGATATACCACTTCACGCAAATGCTATGTTAATGAAACGCCAACCAGGTAGCTTAGAAAAAATTGCTGAGCTTAAAAAAAGTGGTCGTGAAGTTGTCTATGTAGGTGATGTAGTTGGAACAGGTAGCTCAAGAAAGAGCGGTATTAACTCAATTCAATGGCATATAGGTCGTGAAATTCCAGGAATCCCAAACAAAAAAACAGGTGGTGTAATCCTAGGTAGCATCATCGCTCCAATATTCTTTAATACAGCTGAAGATAGCGGTGCTTTACCAATTATCGTAAATGTAGATGGCTTAGAAACCGGTGATGAGATTGAAATTTACCCATACAAAGGCGAAATAGTAAAAGATGGTAAAGTTATAAAAACTTTCAAACTTGAGCCAAATACCCTAAAAGATGAAGTAAAAGCCGGTGGTAGAATCCCGCTAATCATAGCTAGAAGCCTATGTGCTAAGGCTAGGGCTGAGCTAAATTTAGGTAGTGAAGATATCTTTACTAAACCAGCACAACCAGCAAGTGATGATAGTGCAGGTTACACTCTAGCACAAAAAATGGTCGGCCGTGCTTGTGGATTAGATGGTGTTCGCCCAGGTATGTATGTAGAGCCTATCACTCTAACAGTAGGTAGCCAAGATACAACAGGCCCAATGACAAGAGATGAGATAAAAGAGCTTGCAAGCCTTGGATTTTCGGCTGATTTTGTATTACAAAGCTTCTGCCACACAGCAGCTTATCCAAAACCAACAGACGCTTTGATGCATAAAACTTTACCAGATTTTATGATTAGTCGTGGTGGTGTGAGCTTAAAACCAGGTGATGGCGTTATCCACTCATGGCTTAATAGAATGGTTTTACCTGATTCAGTAGGAACAGGCGGCGACTCTCATACTCGTTTCCCTATCGGTATAAGTTTCCCAGCAGGTAGTGGTCTAGTAGCTTTTGCGGCGGTTTTAGGCTCAATGCCATTAAATATGCCGGAGTCAGTTTTGGTAAGATTTAGTGGTAAGATGCAACCGGGCATAACTCTAAGAGATCTAGTAAATGCTATCCCATATTACGCTATCAAAAAAGGTCTTTTAACAGTAGAGAAAAAAGGCAAAGTAAATGTATTTGCCGGTAAGGTACTTGAGATTGAAGGTTTGCCAGATCTTAAAGTAGAACAAGCATTTGAATTAAGCGACGCAAGTGCTGAAAGAAGTGCCGCAGCATGTGCTATCGCTCTAAATAAAGAGCCTGTAATAGAGTATCTAAAATCAAATATAACTCTAATTGACGCTATGATAGAAGCGGGATATGGCAGTGATAAAACTTTAGCTCGTCGCCGTGATAAGATGAAAAAATGGCTAGAAAATCCAGAGTTATTACAAGCTGATAAAAATGCGAAATACCACACTATAATTGAGATCAATATGGATGAGATCACTGAGCCGATCTTAGCTTGTCCAAATGACCCAGATGATGTGGCTACTTTAAGTGAAATTTTAGCTGATCCAAAACGCCCTAAAAATATAGATGAAGTTTTCGTAGGTAGCTGTATGACAAATATCGGCCATTATAGAGCTTTAAGCGAAGTCTTAAAAGGCGAAGGTCAAGTGCCTACTAGATTATGGGTTGTCCCACCTACAAAAATGGATGAAGCTCAATTAAGAGCCGAGGGTAGATACTCACTATTTGGTGCAGCCGGTGCTAGGACAGAGGTGCCAGGATGCTCACTATGTATGGGTAACCAAGCTAGAGTCGCTGATAATGCTATAGTATTCTCAACCTCTACAAGAAACTTTGATAATCGTATGGGTATGGGAGCTAAGGTTTATCTAGGTTCTGCTGAGCTTGCAGCGGTGTGTGCTATGCTAGGAAGACTTCCAAGTGTAGAAGAGTATATGAAGATAGTTCCTGCAAAACTCGCTGGTAAAGAAGCTGAAATTTATAAATATTTAAATTTCAACCTAGTTCCAAACTTCAAACTAGAGTGTTTTTAA
- a CDS encoding methylated-DNA--[protein]-cysteine S-methyltransferase, producing METAYIKSPIGNLKITDDDGEIIRLDFCDEFIDTSITNENLKLCVDELNLYFQGKLKTFKTKIKLSGTEFEQKVYKALLKIPYGKTATYKDIAINLGLPKAARAVGNANGKNKIPIIVPCHRVVSVTNLGGYSGGNGLETKKSLLNLEKAYL from the coding sequence TTGGAAACGGCTTACATAAAATCCCCTATCGGAAACTTAAAAATAACAGATGATGACGGAGAAATAATTCGGTTGGATTTTTGTGATGAGTTTATAGATACAAGCATAACAAATGAGAACTTAAAACTATGTGTAGATGAACTAAATTTATATTTTCAAGGAAAACTTAAGACATTTAAGACGAAAATTAAACTAAGTGGAACGGAATTTGAACAAAAAGTTTATAAAGCCTTACTTAAAATTCCATACGGTAAAACTGCAACTTATAAGGATATAGCTATAAATTTAGGTTTGCCAAAAGCAGCCCGCGCCGTGGGAAATGCTAATGGAAAAAATAAAATTCCTATCATAGTGCCTTGTCATAGAGTGGTCTCAGTGACAAATTTAGGAGGATATAGTGGTGGAAATGGACTTGAAACAAAAAAATCTCTACTAAATTTAGAAAAAGCATATTTATAA
- a CDS encoding bifunctional 3,4-dihydroxy-2-butanone 4-phosphate synthase/GTP cyclohydrolase II: MAFEKVLQAIDDIKNGKMVVMVDDEDRENEGDIVYAACFSDIEKVNFMISHAKGVLCTPVTKELADKFELVPMVSSNTSYHETAFTVSIDAKQAATGVSAYERDMTIKMLVDYNTKSEDFVRPGHIFPLIAKKGGVLERTGHTEGSIDLCKLAGLAPVSVICEVVNDDGTMARRDDLEIFCKKFGLNMVSVSDIIEYRLHHEKLINVSEFADGSVAGFKAKKCEIIDHLDNKHVAFVFGDIKDKTNVKFHKIRTDIELLSSAKYCEFISHVELLSKEGGILIFLDGEDSNSNLFKNYGVGAQILKHFGAKDIEILSSSECKEFVAIKGFGLNILGYKN, encoded by the coding sequence ATGGCTTTTGAAAAAGTTTTGCAGGCGATAGATGATATAAAAAATGGAAAAATGGTTGTAATGGTTGATGATGAAGATAGAGAAAATGAAGGCGATATAGTTTATGCTGCGTGTTTTAGCGACATAGAAAAAGTAAATTTTATGATAAGTCACGCAAAAGGAGTGTTATGTACGCCTGTGACTAAAGAGTTGGCAGATAAATTTGAGCTAGTTCCTATGGTAAGCTCAAATACAAGCTACCATGAAACTGCATTTACAGTTAGTATAGATGCCAAACAAGCAGCCACCGGAGTAAGCGCCTATGAGCGTGATATGACGATAAAAATGCTTGTTGATTATAATACCAAAAGTGAAGATTTTGTGCGTCCTGGTCATATTTTTCCTCTTATTGCTAAAAAAGGCGGTGTTTTGGAGCGCACAGGACATACTGAAGGAAGCATAGATCTATGTAAATTAGCTGGACTCGCTCCAGTTTCAGTTATATGTGAAGTCGTAAATGATGATGGGACTATGGCAAGACGTGATGATTTAGAGATTTTTTGTAAAAAATTTGGTTTAAATATGGTAAGCGTTTCTGATATCATAGAGTATCGTTTGCATCATGAAAAACTTATAAACGTAAGTGAGTTTGCAGATGGAAGTGTGGCTGGTTTTAAGGCTAAAAAATGCGAAATTATTGATCATTTAGACAACAAACATGTCGCCTTTGTCTTTGGAGATATCAAAGACAAAACAAACGTCAAATTTCATAAGATTAGAACAGATATCGAACTTCTTAGCTCTGCAAAATACTGCGAGTTTATCTCTCATGTTGAACTACTTAGTAAAGAGGGTGGGATTTTGATCTTCTTAGACGGAGAGGACTCTAATTCAAATTTATTTAAAAATTACGGCGTAGGAGCTCAGATCCTAAAGCATTTTGGTGCTAAAGATATAGAAATACTTAGTTCTAGCGAATGTAAAGAGTTTGTTGCTATAAAAGGCTTTGGGCTAAATATTTTAGGATATAAAAACTGA
- the rplI gene encoding 50S ribosomal protein L9, which translates to MRVLLIKDVKGLGKAGEIKEVKDGYGNNFLIGKGYAKAATSAVLKQFEAEKRKEAELKEYEIAQSNKLKDELKNIKITIKSKLGANGALFGSVTKDEIANAIKSQKGYDIDKKAIECDHIKATGIYEVLVKLGNSITAKFSLEVVGE; encoded by the coding sequence GTGAGAGTATTATTGATAAAAGACGTAAAAGGTCTAGGAAAAGCCGGTGAGATAAAAGAAGTAAAAGACGGCTACGGAAATAACTTTTTGATAGGTAAGGGTTACGCAAAAGCAGCAACAAGCGCTGTCTTAAAACAATTTGAAGCCGAAAAACGCAAAGAAGCAGAACTAAAAGAGTATGAAATCGCTCAATCAAACAAACTAAAAGATGAACTAAAAAATATTAAAATCACTATAAAATCAAAACTTGGAGCAAATGGAGCGCTATTTGGAAGCGTAACAAAAGATGAGATAGCAAACGCGATTAAATCCCAAAAAGGTTATGATATAGATAAAAAAGCTATCGAATGCGACCATATAAAAGCTACTGGAATTTATGAAGTCTTGGTTAAATTAGGCAACTCTATCACAGCCAAATTTAGTCTAGAAGTGGTAGGCGAGTAA
- the hslV gene encoding ATP-dependent protease subunit HslV: protein MFHATTILAYKGKNGSIIGGDGQVSFGNTVLKGNAVKIRKLYGGKVLAGFAGSTADAFNLFDMFERILEGAKGDVLKAVIEFSKEWRKDKVLRKLEAMMLVLNREHIFLLSGTGDVVEPEDGKIAAIGSGGNYALSAARALDKFADMNEEELVKESLKIAGEICIYTNTNIKTYALWDEK from the coding sequence ATGTTCCACGCTACTACGATTTTAGCTTATAAAGGAAAAAACGGCTCTATTATCGGCGGTGATGGGCAAGTCAGTTTTGGAAATACTGTTTTAAAAGGCAATGCCGTAAAAATCAGAAAATTATACGGAGGAAAAGTTTTAGCAGGATTTGCAGGTAGCACAGCAGATGCTTTTAACTTATTTGATATGTTTGAGAGGATTTTAGAAGGCGCAAAAGGTGATGTTTTAAAAGCTGTTATAGAATTTAGTAAAGAGTGGAGAAAAGATAAAGTTTTACGAAAACTTGAAGCTATGATGCTTGTTTTAAATAGAGAGCATATATTTTTACTAAGTGGCACCGGGGATGTGGTAGAACCTGAAGATGGTAAGATAGCAGCCATAGGAAGTGGTGGCAACTACGCCTTATCAGCAGCTAGAGCTTTAGATAAATTTGCAGATATGAATGAAGAAGAGCTAGTAAAAGAGAGTTTAAAAATAGCTGGAGAAATCTGTATATATACAAATACAAATATAAAAACTTACGCATTATGGGATGAAAAATAG
- the hslU gene encoding HslU--HslV peptidase ATPase subunit encodes MNLTPKEIVKFLDDYVIGQDDAKKVIAIALRNRYRRLKLNKEEQEDIIPKNILMIGSTGVGKTEIARRLSKMFGLPFIKVEASKYTEVGFVGRDVESMVRDLAVASLNLVKKEEREKNSSKIDEYIEKKILEKLLPPLPKGASEDKLKDYETSYEKMKEKLKKGELDHLNIELDIDQATFEAGSNIPPDMAAMQESFIKVIGIANKKVKKEFKVKDAKEALKTEASEKILDMDSIKIEALRRAENEGIIFIDEIDKVAVSSNNSSRQDPSKEGVQRDLLPIVEGSSVTTKFGSIKTDHILFIAAGAFHISKPSDLIPELQGRFPLRVNLDSLDENALVQILTKPKNSLLKQYKALLKTEDVELEFDDESIKEIAKITQNANENVEDIGARRLHTVIERVLEDISFKADEYKGQKITITKEMVREKLDFVCSDQDLAKYIL; translated from the coding sequence ATGAATTTAACACCAAAAGAGATAGTAAAATTTTTAGACGATTATGTAATCGGTCAAGATGACGCAAAAAAAGTCATAGCCATAGCCCTTAGAAATAGGTATCGCCGTCTTAAACTAAACAAAGAAGAGCAAGAAGATATAATACCCAAAAATATACTTATGATAGGATCAACTGGAGTTGGAAAAACCGAGATCGCAAGAAGACTTTCTAAAATGTTTGGTTTGCCTTTTATAAAAGTCGAAGCTAGTAAATATACTGAAGTCGGCTTCGTCGGACGCGATGTTGAATCTATGGTGCGAGATCTTGCTGTAGCAAGTTTAAATTTAGTTAAAAAAGAAGAGCGAGAGAAAAATAGTTCTAAGATAGATGAATATATAGAAAAGAAGATCTTAGAAAAACTTCTTCCGCCACTTCCAAAAGGTGCTAGTGAAGATAAATTAAAAGATTATGAAACTAGCTATGAAAAAATGAAAGAAAAGCTTAAAAAAGGCGAACTAGACCATCTAAATATAGAACTAGACATAGATCAAGCTACTTTTGAGGCAGGTTCAAATATACCACCTGATATGGCAGCTATGCAAGAAAGTTTTATAAAAGTCATAGGTATAGCAAATAAAAAAGTAAAAAAAGAATTTAAAGTAAAAGATGCTAAAGAAGCACTAAAAACAGAAGCTAGTGAAAAAATCTTAGATATGGATAGTATAAAGATTGAAGCATTAAGAAGAGCCGAAAATGAAGGCATCATTTTTATCGATGAGATAGATAAAGTTGCAGTTTCTAGTAACAATTCAAGTCGTCAAGATCCAAGCAAAGAAGGTGTGCAAAGAGATCTACTTCCTATCGTTGAGGGATCGAGCGTGACTACTAAATTTGGTAGTATAAAAACAGATCATATCCTATTTATCGCAGCAGGAGCATTTCATATAAGCAAACCAAGCGATCTCATACCAGAACTTCAAGGAAGATTTCCACTTAGAGTAAATTTAGATAGCCTTGATGAAAATGCACTTGTGCAAATACTTACAAAACCTAAAAATTCACTTCTTAAACAGTATAAAGCACTATTAAAAACTGAAGATGTGGAGCTTGAATTTGATGATGAGAGCATAAAAGAGATAGCAAAAATCACTCAAAATGCAAATGAAAATGTCGAAGACATCGGAGCTAGAAGACTTCATACGGTGATAGAACGCGTGCTTGAAGATATAAGTTTTAAAGCAGACGAATACAAAGGTCAAAAAATAACCATAACAAAAGAGATGGTGCGTGAAAAATTAGATTTTGTATGTAGCGATCAAGATCTAGCAAAGTATATATTATGA
- the era gene encoding GTPase Era, with product MKSGFISIIGRTNAGKSSLLNYLLNEKISLVSHKQNATRRKINGVVMHKENQAIFVDTPGLHESAKTMNKLMVEAAIKSIGDCDLLLFVATIFDNLSDYEKFLSLKRDVPHIIALTKIDEANDKQIFEKLNEYQKYADHFKAVIPTSIKKQAYKKILLDEICKYLPEHEYFYDPQYITTTNQKDIFRDFILEAIYECVSDEIPYSSDVSIKKVVEKQDITEIYATIITDNRHHKSILIGKNGQTIKRIGITARKTINTLLQNKVFLSLNVEIDKNWNSDEQRVREQFLY from the coding sequence ATGAAAAGCGGTTTTATAAGCATCATAGGACGTACTAATGCAGGAAAAAGTAGTCTTTTAAACTATCTTTTAAATGAGAAAATTTCACTTGTATCACACAAGCAAAACGCGACTAGAAGAAAGATAAATGGAGTCGTAATGCACAAAGAAAATCAAGCCATTTTTGTTGATACGCCAGGACTTCATGAAAGTGCTAAAACCATGAACAAACTCATGGTTGAAGCTGCTATAAAATCTATAGGAGATTGTGATCTACTGCTTTTTGTGGCAACCATTTTTGATAATCTAAGCGATTACGAAAAGTTTTTAAGCCTAAAAAGAGACGTTCCACATATCATAGCCCTTACAAAGATCGACGAAGCAAACGATAAGCAGATATTTGAAAAGTTAAACGAATATCAAAAATACGCAGATCATTTCAAAGCAGTTATTCCAACAAGCATAAAAAAACAAGCATACAAAAAGATACTTTTAGATGAAATTTGCAAATACCTACCAGAACACGAATACTTTTATGATCCGCAGTATATCACTACGACAAATCAAAAAGATATATTTAGAGACTTTATACTAGAAGCGATCTATGAATGCGTTAGTGATGAAATTCCATATTCTAGTGATGTCAGTATAAAAAAAGTAGTCGAAAAACAGGATATTACCGAAATTTACGCTACTATCATCACAGATAATCGTCATCATAAAAGCATATTGATAGGGAAAAATGGTCAGACGATAAAAAGGATAGGAATAACTGCTAGAAAAACAATAAATACGCTGCTACAAAATAAAGTATTTTTAAGCTTAAATGTAGAGATAGATAAGAACTGGAATAGCGATGAGCAAAGGGTTAGAGAACAATTTTTGTATTGA
- the mshL gene encoding pilus (MSHA type) biogenesis protein MshL, translating to MFLLHIDKKIKFILLFLSIFILKSALVAQNCQNRVFNIKISDSVTTNEILNQLSDSCHFSIIQSDEHTKSVLNSQISGINIKDMTLNEIFDILVEQRDLSYEFNNNLLKISAFQTKTFKIDYITSIRTGHAITKASVNASPVKVDGDNDKNSDNGEVTKLDNAITTKEKFDFWENLSDELTAILSNDIQSINGQQKTTSPAIIINKNAGLVTITASNSQLNRVEKYIKDLEQRLKKQVMLDVSIISVTLDNEYKKGVDWSKFELGFNSYLGNGSQKDADGNKLPSNIQFGTGTNDNPAQSLRNITGGFVLGGGVNLSIDGVLNFLETNGKAKVVSSPKIMTMNNQQALITVGSNINYRTQEDTTNNGTTTTTNTTFTNYSVFIGMLLNILPEVSDDDKIMLRINPSLSEFKYSQDDTYKANADIRTIAPDTNQKQLSTVVQVNSGDTIVLGGLIGEANSKNINKVPLLGDLPIIGNLFKSDQDIFKTTELIFIIKPKVVNIDNPNTIKSSLKDLGFSESIYE from the coding sequence ATGTTTCTATTACATATAGATAAAAAAATCAAATTTATTTTATTGTTTTTATCTATTTTTATACTTAAGTCAGCACTTGTAGCTCAAAACTGCCAAAATAGAGTTTTTAATATAAAAATAAGCGATTCTGTAACAACAAATGAAATTCTAAATCAACTATCTGATAGTTGCCATTTTAGCATTATTCAAAGCGATGAACACACTAAATCGGTTCTAAATAGCCAAATATCTGGTATAAACATAAAAGATATGACATTAAATGAAATTTTTGACATTTTGGTCGAACAAAGAGACCTTAGCTATGAATTTAATAATAATCTATTAAAAATTTCAGCATTCCAAACAAAAACTTTTAAGATAGACTATATAACCTCAATTAGAACGGGACACGCAATCACAAAAGCTTCTGTAAATGCTTCTCCTGTAAAAGTAGATGGAGACAATGATAAAAACAGCGACAACGGCGAAGTCACTAAACTAGATAATGCTATAACTACTAAAGAAAAATTTGATTTTTGGGAAAATTTAAGCGATGAATTAACAGCTATATTAAGTAACGATATTCAAAGTATTAATGGGCAACAAAAAACAACTTCGCCTGCTATTATAATAAATAAAAATGCAGGATTAGTTACGATAACTGCTTCAAATTCTCAACTAAATCGTGTTGAAAAATATATTAAAGATTTAGAACAAAGGCTAAAAAAACAAGTTATGTTAGATGTTTCAATCATATCAGTAACGTTAGATAACGAATATAAAAAAGGCGTTGATTGGTCTAAATTTGAGCTTGGATTTAATAGCTATTTAGGCAACGGCTCCCAAAAAGACGCCGATGGCAATAAGCTACCATCAAATATTCAATTTGGAACAGGCACAAATGACAATCCAGCTCAAAGCCTTAGAAATATCACAGGCGGATTTGTTCTTGGCGGCGGAGTAAATTTAAGTATAGACGGTGTCTTAAATTTCTTAGAAACAAACGGCAAAGCTAAAGTTGTTTCAAGCCCAAAGATTATGACGATGAATAACCAACAAGCTTTGATCACAGTTGGAAGTAATATTAATTACCGCACGCAAGAAGATACAACAAACAATGGAACTACCACTACTACAAATACAACTTTTACTAATTATTCTGTTTTTATAGGTATGCTACTAAATATCTTACCAGAAGTTAGCGATGATGATAAAATTATGCTAAGAATAAACCCGAGCCTTAGTGAATTTAAATATTCTCAAGATGATACTTATAAAGCAAATGCAGATATTAGAACAATCGCTCCTGATACAAACCAAAAACAACTATCAACAGTAGTTCAAGTAAATAGCGGCGATACTATAGTATTAGGCGGATTGATAGGCGAAGCAAATAGTAAAAATATCAATAAAGTTCCGCTATTAGGAGATCTGCCTATAATTGGAAATTTATTTAAAAGCGATCAAGATATATTTAAAACAACTGAGCTTATTTTTATTATTAAACCAAAAGTAGTCAATATAGATAATCCAAATACAATAAAAAGCTCTTTAAAAGATTTAGGGTTTTCAGAGTCGATTTATGAATAA
- a CDS encoding ATP-binding protein yields MNNRYTKIKDIFLEDNGVFDYINLDKSTLAYHKILNALKKPLKLILFYGKPGSGKTFLLNKIYNDLRSKQDVIFFSQPFFNEKDFIQALCAQIFKQEFKDVNTYEKFIDTYKNSIDQEENILKKQIILLLDEAQLYPDFLIEKIRLLADTRHFKILFTVHKTKSEDVLAKDYFRTRIWESIELLNLVNDEVGLYIEKKLLYHNEHSFFSMYKPSHIKLIHKLTNGNLRTLNRLLYKMYEIYEHYEENRPSFINSKYLKTQIVEMAAISSELLDA; encoded by the coding sequence ATGAATAACAGATATACAAAGATAAAAGATATTTTTTTAGAAGACAATGGCGTATTTGACTATATAAATTTAGATAAATCAACTTTAGCTTATCATAAAATTTTAAACGCACTCAAAAAACCGCTAAAACTAATACTATTTTATGGAAAGCCAGGCTCTGGAAAAACCTTTTTGTTAAACAAAATCTATAATGATCTAAGATCAAAGCAAGATGTTATATTTTTTTCTCAACCATTTTTTAATGAAAAAGATTTTATACAAGCTCTTTGTGCTCAAATTTTCAAACAAGAATTTAAAGATGTAAATACTTACGAAAAATTTATAGATACGTATAAAAATAGCATTGATCAAGAAGAAAATATTTTAAAAAAGCAAATCATTCTTTTATTAGATGAGGCTCAGTTATATCCAGATTTTCTCATAGAAAAAATACGCCTTTTAGCGGACACAAGGCATTTTAAGATACTTTTTACAGTGCATAAAACTAAAAGCGAAGACGTACTTGCAAAGGACTATTTTAGAACAAGAATTTGGGAAAGCATAGAACTTTTAAATTTGGTTAATGATGAAGTAGGATTATATATAGAAAAAAAACTGCTATATCACAACGAACATAGCTTTTTTTCTATGTATAAGCCATCTCATATAAAACTCATACATAAATTAACAAATGGAAACCTTAGAACACTAAATAGACTTTTATACAAAATGTATGAGATATATGAACATTATGAAGAAAACAGACCATCTTTTATCAACTCAAAATATCTAAAAACACAGATCGTAGAGATGGCGGCGATCAGCTCGGAGTTATTAGATGCTTGA
- a CDS encoding CDC27 family protein, translating to MLDAYEILELERKWQDFNNKRNRKKQALYFLILISILSVIFVSYETFKHFEQNDIKKQEIVDLNLKKQVDELKQKAKQAKLKFEADKNKTEEQATLATDEQMTKENLTPMLIVPNKPNIQNTKQLISQAPEPTLIEEFDANQGEVKEEKQNKIFIESKEMKLSIASLKKKFESTNDIKFAISIAQEYYRQQDYKNAMKWAFTINNMDKDRVEGWIIFAKSKYKTGKKDDAINVLNTINKKQPSKSIDALLTQIKMGTL from the coding sequence ATGCTTGACGCTTACGAAATTCTAGAATTAGAAAGAAAATGGCAAGATTTTAACAATAAAAGAAATAGAAAAAAACAAGCATTGTATTTTTTGATCTTAATATCTATTTTATCTGTCATATTTGTAAGCTATGAAACATTTAAACATTTTGAACAAAACGATATCAAAAAGCAAGAGATAGTAGATTTAAATTTAAAAAAACAAGTTGATGAATTAAAACAAAAAGCTAAGCAAGCCAAGCTAAAATTTGAAGCCGATAAAAACAAAACAGAAGAGCAAGCGACTTTAGCTACAGATGAGCAGATGACTAAAGAAAATCTCACTCCGATGCTTATCGTCCCAAATAAACCAAATATTCAAAATACAAAACAACTAATAAGCCAAGCACCAGAACCGACGCTCATAGAAGAGTTTGATGCTAACCAAGGCGAAGTAAAAGAAGAAAAACAAAATAAGATTTTTATAGAATCAAAAGAAATGAAGCTATCTATAGCGTCTTTAAAAAAGAAATTTGAATCTACAAATGATATTAAATTTGCTATTTCTATAGCGCAGGAGTATTACAGACAACAAGACTATAAAAATGCTATGAAGTGGGCTTTTACGATAAATAATATGGACAAAGATAGGGTTGAGGGCTGGATCATATTTGCCAAATCAAAATACAAAACAGGCAAAAAAGATGATGCTATAAATGTTTTAAATACTATAAACAAAAAGCAACCGTCAAAAAGTATCGACGCGCTGCTTACACAGATAAAAATGGGTACTTTGTAA